In the Mastomys coucha isolate ucsf_1 unplaced genomic scaffold, UCSF_Mcou_1 pScaffold18, whole genome shotgun sequence genome, one interval contains:
- the Pik3cd gene encoding phosphatidylinositol 4,5-bisphosphate 3-kinase catalytic subunit delta isoform isoform X2 produces MPPGVDCPMEFWTKEESQSVVVDFLLPTGVYLNFPVSRNANLSTIKQVLWHRAQYEPLFHMLSDPEAYVFTCVNQTAEQQELEDEQRRLCDIQPFLPVLRLVAREGDRVKKLINSQISLLIGKGLHEFDSLRDPEVNDFRTQMRQFCEEAAAHRQQLGWVEWLQYSFPLQLEPSARVWRADSLHVSNRALLVNVKFEGSEESFTFQVSTKDMPLALMACALRKKATVFRQPLVEQPEEYALQVNGRHEYLYGSYPLCHFQYICSCLHSGLTPHLTMVHSSSILAMRDEQSNPAPQVQKPRTKPPPIPAKKPSSVSLWSLEQPFCIELIEGRKVNADERMKLVVQAGLFHGNEMLCKTVSSSEVNVCSEPVWKQRLEFDINVCDLPRMARLCFALYAVVEKAKKARSTKKKSKKADCPIAWANLMLFDYKDQLKTGERCLYMWPSVPDEKGELLNPAGTVRGNPNTESAAALVICLPEVAAHPVYFPALEKILELGRHGERGHITEEELQLREILERRGSGELYEHEKDLVWKMRHEVLEHFPEALARLLLVTKWNKHEDVAQMLYLLCSWPELPVLSALELLDFSFPDCYVGSFAIKSLRKLTDDELFQYLLQLVQVLKYESYLDCELTKFLLGRALANRKIGHFLFWHLRSEMHVPSVSLRFGLIMEAYCRGSTHHMKVLMKQGEALSKLKALNDFVKVSSQKTSKPQTKEMMHMCMRQETYMEALSHLQSPLDPRTLLEEVCVEQCTFMDSKMKPLWIMYSNEEAGSAGSVGIMFKNGDDLRQDMLTLQMIQLMDILWKQEGLDLRMTPYGCLPTGDRTGLIEVVLHSDTIANIQLNKSNMAATAAFNKDALLNWLKSKNPGEALDRAIEEFTLSCAGYCVATYVLGIGDRHSDNIMIRESGQLFHIDFGHFLGNFKTKFGINRERVPFILTYDFVHVIQQGKTNNSEKFERFRGYCERAYTILRRHGLLFLHLFALMRAAGLPELSCSKDIQYLKDSLALGKTEEEALKHFRVKFNEALRESWKTKVNWLAHNVSKDNRQ; encoded by the exons ATGCCCCCTGGGGTGGACTGCCCCATGGAGTTCTGGACCAAAGAGGAGAGCCAGAGCGTGGTGGTTGACTTCTTGCTACCCACAGGAGTCTACTTAAACTTCCCGGTGTCCCGCAATGCCAACCTCAGCACCATCAAGCAG GTGCTGTGGCACCGTGCACAGTACGAGCCACTCTTCCACATGCTCAGTGACCCGGAGGCGTATGTGTTCACCTGTGTGAACCAGACTGCAGAGCAGCAGGAGCTGGAGGATGAGCAGCGGAGGCTGTGTGACATCCAGCCCTTCCTGCCGGTGCTCCGCCTCGTGGCTCGAGAGGGGGACCGCGTGAAGAAGCTCATCAACTCCCAGATCAGCCTCCTCATTGGCAAAG GTCTccatgagtttgattccctgcGGGACCCGGAAGTAAATGACTTCCGCACTCAGATGCGCCAGTTTTGTGAAGAGGCAGCAGCTCACCGCCAACAACTGGGCTGGGTGGAATGGCTGCAGTATAGCTTCcccctgcagctggagccctCAGCGAGGGTTTGGCGGGCTGACTCACTGCACGTCAGCAACCGGGCCCTGCTGGTCAATGTGAAGTTCGAGGGCAGTGAG GAGAGCTTCACCTTCCAGGTATCCACCAAGGACATGCCCCTGGCACTGATGGCCTGTGCCCTCCGAAAAAAGGCCACAGTGTTCCGGCAGCCTCTGGTGGAGCAGCCTGAGGAATATGCCCTGCAGGTGAACGGCAGGCACGAGTACCTCTATGGCAGCTACCCGCTCTGCCACTTTCAG TACATCTGCAGCTGCCTGCACAGTGGACTGACTCCCCATCTGACCATGGtccactcctcctccatcctGGCTATGCGGGATGAGCAGAGCAACCCTGCCCCGCAAGTGCAGAAACCTCGAACCAAGCCTCCCCCGATCCCTGCTAAGAAG CCCTCCTCTGTGTCCCTGTGGTCCCTGGAACAGCCATTCTGCATTGAGCTGATTGAGGGCCGAAAAGTGAACGCGGACGAACGGATGAAG CTGGTCGTTCAGGCCGGGCTCTTCCATGGCAATGAGATGCTGTGCAAGACTGTGTCGAGCTCAGAAGTGAATGTGTGCTCAGAGCCCGTGTGGAAGCAGCGACTGGAGTTCGATATCAACGTCTGTGACCTCCCGCGCATGGCTCGGCTCTGTTTTGCTCTCTATGCCGTGGTGGAGAAGGCTAAGAAGGCGCGCTCCACGAAGAAGAAGTCTAAGAAGGCG GACTGCCCCATCGCTTGGGCTAACCTCATGCTATTCGACTACAAAGATCAGCTCAAGACGGGAGAGCGCTGCCTCTACATGTGGCCCTCTGTCCCAG ATGAGAAAGGAGAGCTGCTGAATCCTGCGGGTACGGTACGCGGTAACCCCAACACAGAGAGTGCCGCTGCCCTGGTCATCTGCCTGCCTGAGGTGGCCGCTCACCCTGTGTACTTCCCTGCTCTGGAGAAG ATCCTGGAGCTGGGACGTCACGGGGAGCGTGGGCATATCACAGAGGAGGAG ctgcagctgcGGGAAATCCTGGAGCGGCGGGGATCCGGGGAGCTGTATGAGCACGAGAAGGACCTGGTGTGGAAGATGCGCCACGAAGTCCTGGAGCATTTCCCAGAAGCGCTCGCCCGCCTGCTGCTGGTCACCAAGTGGAATAAACACGAGGACGTGGCCCAG ATGCTCTACTTGCTGTGTTCCTGGCCCGAGCTTCCCGTGCTGAGCGCCCTGGAACTTCTGGACTTTAGCTTTCCTGACTGCTACGTGGGCTCCTTTGCCATCAAGTCCCTACGGAAGCTGAC GGATGACGAGCTTTTCCAGTACCTCCTGCAGTTGGTGCAAGTGCTCAAATATGAGTCCTACCTGGACTGCGAGTTGACCAAATTCTTGCTGGGCCGAGCCCTGGCTAACCGCAAGATCGGACACTTCCTGTTCTGGCACCTCCG CTCTGAGATGCACGTACCATCAGTATCCCTGCGATTTGGTCTCATCATGGAAGCCTACTGCAGAGGCAGCACCCACCACATGAAGGTGCTGATGAAGCAG GGGGAAGCACTGAGCAAGCTTAAGGCACTGAATGACTTTGTGAAGGTGAGCTCCCAGAAGACCTCCAAGCCCCAAACCAAGGAGATGATGCATATGTGCATGCGCCAGGAGACCTACATGGAGGCCCTGTCCCACCTGCAGTCTCCACTCGACCCCAGAACCCTGCTGGAGGAAGTCTG TGTGGAGCAGTGCACCTTTATGGACTCCAAAATGAAGCCACTGTGGATCATGTACAGCAATGAGGAGGCGGGCAGTGCTGGCAGCGTGGGCATCATGTTTAAGAAcggggatg ACCTCCGCCAGGACATGCTGACCCTGCAGATGATCCAGCTCATGGACATCCTATGGAAGCAAGAGGGCCTGGACCTGAG GATGACCCCCTACGGCTGCCTCCCCACCGGAGACCGCACAGGCCTCATTGAGGTGGTCCTCCACTCGGACACCATCGCCAACATCCAGCTGAACAAGAGCAATATGGCAGCCACAGCTGCCTTCAACAAGGACGCGCTGCTCAACTGGCTCAAGTCCAAGAACCCTGG GGAGGCCCTGGATCGGGCCATCGAGGAATTCACCCTCTCCTGTGCTGGCTACTGTGTGGCCACGTATGTGCTGGGCATTGGTGACCGGCACAGCGACAACATCATGATCAGAGAGAGTGGGCAG CTCTTCCACATTGATTTTGGCCACTTTCTGGGGAACTTCAAGACCAAGTTTGGAATCAACCGTGAGCGGGTCCCCTTTATCCTCACCTACGACTTTGTCCACGTGATCCAGCAGGGGAAGACTAACAACAGTGAGAAGTTTGAAAG GTTTCGTGGCTACTGTGAACGAGCCTATACCATCCTGCGGCGCCATGGGCTgcttttcctccatctcttcgCCTTGATGCGAGCGGCAGGTCTACCTGAGCTTAGCTGCTCCAAAGACATCCAGTATCTCAAG GACTCTCTGGCACtagggaagacagaggaagaggcgCTAAAGCACTTCCGGGTGAAGTTCAACGAAGCTCTCCGGGAGAGCTGGAAAACCAAAGTCAACTGGTTGGCGCACAATGTGTCCAAGGATAACAGACAGTAA
- the Pik3cd gene encoding phosphatidylinositol 4,5-bisphosphate 3-kinase catalytic subunit delta isoform isoform X3, producing the protein MPPGVDCPMEFWTKEESQSVVVDFLLPTGVYLNFPVSRNANLSTIKQVLWHRAQYEPLFHMLSDPEAYVFTCVNQTAEQQELEDEQRRLCDIQPFLPVLRLVAREGDRVKKLINSQISLLIGKGLHEFDSLRDPEVNDFRTQMRQFCEEAAAHRQQLGWVEWLQYSFPLQLEPSARVWRADSLHVSNRALLVNVKFEGSEESFTFQVSTKDMPLALMACALRKKATVFRQPLVEQPEEYALQVNGRHEYLYGSYPLCHFQYICSCLHSGLTPHLTMVHSSSILAMRDEQSNPAPQVQKPRTKPPPIPAKKPSSVSLWSLEQPFCIELIEGRKVNADERMKLVVQAGLFHGNEMLCKTVSSSEVNVCSEPVWKQRLEFDINVCDLPRMARLCFALYAVVEKAKKARSTKKKSKKADCPIAWANLMLFDYKDQLKTGERCLYMWPSVPDEKGELLNPAGTVRGNPNTESAAALVICLPEVAAHPVYFPALEKILELGRHGERGHITEEEQLQLREILERRGSGELYEHEKDLVWKMRHEVLEHFPEALARLLLVTKWNKHEDVAQMLYLLCSWPELPVLSALELLDFSFPDCYVGSFAIKSLRKLTDDELFQYLLQLVQVLKYESYLDCELTKFLLGRALANRKIGHFLFWHLRSEMHVPSVSLRFGLIMEAYCRGSTHHMKVLMKQGEALSKLKALNDFVKVSSQKTSKPQTKEMMHMCMRQETYMEALSHLQSPLDPRTLLEEVCVEQCTFMDSKMKPLWIMYSNEEAGSAGSVGIMFKNGDDLRQDMLTLQMIQLMDILWKQEGLDLRMTPYGCLPTGDRTGLIEVVLHSDTIANIQLNKSNMAATAAFNKDALLNWLKSKNPGEALDRAIEEFTLSCAGYCVATYVLGIGDRHSDNIMIRESGQLFHIDFGHFLGNFKTKFGINRERVPFILTYDFVHVIQQGKTNNSEKFERFRGYCERAYTILRRHGLLFLHLFALMRAAGLPELSCSKDIQYLKHSGSTAFPGTDTM; encoded by the exons ATGCCCCCTGGGGTGGACTGCCCCATGGAGTTCTGGACCAAAGAGGAGAGCCAGAGCGTGGTGGTTGACTTCTTGCTACCCACAGGAGTCTACTTAAACTTCCCGGTGTCCCGCAATGCCAACCTCAGCACCATCAAGCAG GTGCTGTGGCACCGTGCACAGTACGAGCCACTCTTCCACATGCTCAGTGACCCGGAGGCGTATGTGTTCACCTGTGTGAACCAGACTGCAGAGCAGCAGGAGCTGGAGGATGAGCAGCGGAGGCTGTGTGACATCCAGCCCTTCCTGCCGGTGCTCCGCCTCGTGGCTCGAGAGGGGGACCGCGTGAAGAAGCTCATCAACTCCCAGATCAGCCTCCTCATTGGCAAAG GTCTccatgagtttgattccctgcGGGACCCGGAAGTAAATGACTTCCGCACTCAGATGCGCCAGTTTTGTGAAGAGGCAGCAGCTCACCGCCAACAACTGGGCTGGGTGGAATGGCTGCAGTATAGCTTCcccctgcagctggagccctCAGCGAGGGTTTGGCGGGCTGACTCACTGCACGTCAGCAACCGGGCCCTGCTGGTCAATGTGAAGTTCGAGGGCAGTGAG GAGAGCTTCACCTTCCAGGTATCCACCAAGGACATGCCCCTGGCACTGATGGCCTGTGCCCTCCGAAAAAAGGCCACAGTGTTCCGGCAGCCTCTGGTGGAGCAGCCTGAGGAATATGCCCTGCAGGTGAACGGCAGGCACGAGTACCTCTATGGCAGCTACCCGCTCTGCCACTTTCAG TACATCTGCAGCTGCCTGCACAGTGGACTGACTCCCCATCTGACCATGGtccactcctcctccatcctGGCTATGCGGGATGAGCAGAGCAACCCTGCCCCGCAAGTGCAGAAACCTCGAACCAAGCCTCCCCCGATCCCTGCTAAGAAG CCCTCCTCTGTGTCCCTGTGGTCCCTGGAACAGCCATTCTGCATTGAGCTGATTGAGGGCCGAAAAGTGAACGCGGACGAACGGATGAAG CTGGTCGTTCAGGCCGGGCTCTTCCATGGCAATGAGATGCTGTGCAAGACTGTGTCGAGCTCAGAAGTGAATGTGTGCTCAGAGCCCGTGTGGAAGCAGCGACTGGAGTTCGATATCAACGTCTGTGACCTCCCGCGCATGGCTCGGCTCTGTTTTGCTCTCTATGCCGTGGTGGAGAAGGCTAAGAAGGCGCGCTCCACGAAGAAGAAGTCTAAGAAGGCG GACTGCCCCATCGCTTGGGCTAACCTCATGCTATTCGACTACAAAGATCAGCTCAAGACGGGAGAGCGCTGCCTCTACATGTGGCCCTCTGTCCCAG ATGAGAAAGGAGAGCTGCTGAATCCTGCGGGTACGGTACGCGGTAACCCCAACACAGAGAGTGCCGCTGCCCTGGTCATCTGCCTGCCTGAGGTGGCCGCTCACCCTGTGTACTTCCCTGCTCTGGAGAAG ATCCTGGAGCTGGGACGTCACGGGGAGCGTGGGCATATCACAGAGGAGGAG cagctgcagctgcGGGAAATCCTGGAGCGGCGGGGATCCGGGGAGCTGTATGAGCACGAGAAGGACCTGGTGTGGAAGATGCGCCACGAAGTCCTGGAGCATTTCCCAGAAGCGCTCGCCCGCCTGCTGCTGGTCACCAAGTGGAATAAACACGAGGACGTGGCCCAG ATGCTCTACTTGCTGTGTTCCTGGCCCGAGCTTCCCGTGCTGAGCGCCCTGGAACTTCTGGACTTTAGCTTTCCTGACTGCTACGTGGGCTCCTTTGCCATCAAGTCCCTACGGAAGCTGAC GGATGACGAGCTTTTCCAGTACCTCCTGCAGTTGGTGCAAGTGCTCAAATATGAGTCCTACCTGGACTGCGAGTTGACCAAATTCTTGCTGGGCCGAGCCCTGGCTAACCGCAAGATCGGACACTTCCTGTTCTGGCACCTCCG CTCTGAGATGCACGTACCATCAGTATCCCTGCGATTTGGTCTCATCATGGAAGCCTACTGCAGAGGCAGCACCCACCACATGAAGGTGCTGATGAAGCAG GGGGAAGCACTGAGCAAGCTTAAGGCACTGAATGACTTTGTGAAGGTGAGCTCCCAGAAGACCTCCAAGCCCCAAACCAAGGAGATGATGCATATGTGCATGCGCCAGGAGACCTACATGGAGGCCCTGTCCCACCTGCAGTCTCCACTCGACCCCAGAACCCTGCTGGAGGAAGTCTG TGTGGAGCAGTGCACCTTTATGGACTCCAAAATGAAGCCACTGTGGATCATGTACAGCAATGAGGAGGCGGGCAGTGCTGGCAGCGTGGGCATCATGTTTAAGAAcggggatg ACCTCCGCCAGGACATGCTGACCCTGCAGATGATCCAGCTCATGGACATCCTATGGAAGCAAGAGGGCCTGGACCTGAG GATGACCCCCTACGGCTGCCTCCCCACCGGAGACCGCACAGGCCTCATTGAGGTGGTCCTCCACTCGGACACCATCGCCAACATCCAGCTGAACAAGAGCAATATGGCAGCCACAGCTGCCTTCAACAAGGACGCGCTGCTCAACTGGCTCAAGTCCAAGAACCCTGG GGAGGCCCTGGATCGGGCCATCGAGGAATTCACCCTCTCCTGTGCTGGCTACTGTGTGGCCACGTATGTGCTGGGCATTGGTGACCGGCACAGCGACAACATCATGATCAGAGAGAGTGGGCAG CTCTTCCACATTGATTTTGGCCACTTTCTGGGGAACTTCAAGACCAAGTTTGGAATCAACCGTGAGCGGGTCCCCTTTATCCTCACCTACGACTTTGTCCACGTGATCCAGCAGGGGAAGACTAACAACAGTGAGAAGTTTGAAAG GTTTCGTGGCTACTGTGAACGAGCCTATACCATCCTGCGGCGCCATGGGCTgcttttcctccatctcttcgCCTTGATGCGAGCGGCAGGTCTACCTGAGCTTAGCTGCTCCAAAGACATCCAGTATCTCAAG CACAGTGGCTCCACAGCATTTCCCGGCACAGATACAATGTAA
- the Pik3cd gene encoding phosphatidylinositol 4,5-bisphosphate 3-kinase catalytic subunit delta isoform isoform X1, protein MPPGVDCPMEFWTKEESQSVVVDFLLPTGVYLNFPVSRNANLSTIKQVLWHRAQYEPLFHMLSDPEAYVFTCVNQTAEQQELEDEQRRLCDIQPFLPVLRLVAREGDRVKKLINSQISLLIGKGLHEFDSLRDPEVNDFRTQMRQFCEEAAAHRQQLGWVEWLQYSFPLQLEPSARVWRADSLHVSNRALLVNVKFEGSEESFTFQVSTKDMPLALMACALRKKATVFRQPLVEQPEEYALQVNGRHEYLYGSYPLCHFQYICSCLHSGLTPHLTMVHSSSILAMRDEQSNPAPQVQKPRTKPPPIPAKKPSSVSLWSLEQPFCIELIEGRKVNADERMKLVVQAGLFHGNEMLCKTVSSSEVNVCSEPVWKQRLEFDINVCDLPRMARLCFALYAVVEKAKKARSTKKKSKKADCPIAWANLMLFDYKDQLKTGERCLYMWPSVPDEKGELLNPAGTVRGNPNTESAAALVICLPEVAAHPVYFPALEKILELGRHGERGHITEEEQLQLREILERRGSGELYEHEKDLVWKMRHEVLEHFPEALARLLLVTKWNKHEDVAQMLYLLCSWPELPVLSALELLDFSFPDCYVGSFAIKSLRKLTDDELFQYLLQLVQVLKYESYLDCELTKFLLGRALANRKIGHFLFWHLRSEMHVPSVSLRFGLIMEAYCRGSTHHMKVLMKQGEALSKLKALNDFVKVSSQKTSKPQTKEMMHMCMRQETYMEALSHLQSPLDPRTLLEEVCVEQCTFMDSKMKPLWIMYSNEEAGSAGSVGIMFKNGDDLRQDMLTLQMIQLMDILWKQEGLDLRMTPYGCLPTGDRTGLIEVVLHSDTIANIQLNKSNMAATAAFNKDALLNWLKSKNPGEALDRAIEEFTLSCAGYCVATYVLGIGDRHSDNIMIRESGQLFHIDFGHFLGNFKTKFGINRERVPFILTYDFVHVIQQGKTNNSEKFERFRGYCERAYTILRRHGLLFLHLFALMRAAGLPELSCSKDIQYLKDSLALGKTEEEALKHFRVKFNEALRESWKTKVNWLAHNVSKDNRQ, encoded by the exons ATGCCCCCTGGGGTGGACTGCCCCATGGAGTTCTGGACCAAAGAGGAGAGCCAGAGCGTGGTGGTTGACTTCTTGCTACCCACAGGAGTCTACTTAAACTTCCCGGTGTCCCGCAATGCCAACCTCAGCACCATCAAGCAG GTGCTGTGGCACCGTGCACAGTACGAGCCACTCTTCCACATGCTCAGTGACCCGGAGGCGTATGTGTTCACCTGTGTGAACCAGACTGCAGAGCAGCAGGAGCTGGAGGATGAGCAGCGGAGGCTGTGTGACATCCAGCCCTTCCTGCCGGTGCTCCGCCTCGTGGCTCGAGAGGGGGACCGCGTGAAGAAGCTCATCAACTCCCAGATCAGCCTCCTCATTGGCAAAG GTCTccatgagtttgattccctgcGGGACCCGGAAGTAAATGACTTCCGCACTCAGATGCGCCAGTTTTGTGAAGAGGCAGCAGCTCACCGCCAACAACTGGGCTGGGTGGAATGGCTGCAGTATAGCTTCcccctgcagctggagccctCAGCGAGGGTTTGGCGGGCTGACTCACTGCACGTCAGCAACCGGGCCCTGCTGGTCAATGTGAAGTTCGAGGGCAGTGAG GAGAGCTTCACCTTCCAGGTATCCACCAAGGACATGCCCCTGGCACTGATGGCCTGTGCCCTCCGAAAAAAGGCCACAGTGTTCCGGCAGCCTCTGGTGGAGCAGCCTGAGGAATATGCCCTGCAGGTGAACGGCAGGCACGAGTACCTCTATGGCAGCTACCCGCTCTGCCACTTTCAG TACATCTGCAGCTGCCTGCACAGTGGACTGACTCCCCATCTGACCATGGtccactcctcctccatcctGGCTATGCGGGATGAGCAGAGCAACCCTGCCCCGCAAGTGCAGAAACCTCGAACCAAGCCTCCCCCGATCCCTGCTAAGAAG CCCTCCTCTGTGTCCCTGTGGTCCCTGGAACAGCCATTCTGCATTGAGCTGATTGAGGGCCGAAAAGTGAACGCGGACGAACGGATGAAG CTGGTCGTTCAGGCCGGGCTCTTCCATGGCAATGAGATGCTGTGCAAGACTGTGTCGAGCTCAGAAGTGAATGTGTGCTCAGAGCCCGTGTGGAAGCAGCGACTGGAGTTCGATATCAACGTCTGTGACCTCCCGCGCATGGCTCGGCTCTGTTTTGCTCTCTATGCCGTGGTGGAGAAGGCTAAGAAGGCGCGCTCCACGAAGAAGAAGTCTAAGAAGGCG GACTGCCCCATCGCTTGGGCTAACCTCATGCTATTCGACTACAAAGATCAGCTCAAGACGGGAGAGCGCTGCCTCTACATGTGGCCCTCTGTCCCAG ATGAGAAAGGAGAGCTGCTGAATCCTGCGGGTACGGTACGCGGTAACCCCAACACAGAGAGTGCCGCTGCCCTGGTCATCTGCCTGCCTGAGGTGGCCGCTCACCCTGTGTACTTCCCTGCTCTGGAGAAG ATCCTGGAGCTGGGACGTCACGGGGAGCGTGGGCATATCACAGAGGAGGAG cagctgcagctgcGGGAAATCCTGGAGCGGCGGGGATCCGGGGAGCTGTATGAGCACGAGAAGGACCTGGTGTGGAAGATGCGCCACGAAGTCCTGGAGCATTTCCCAGAAGCGCTCGCCCGCCTGCTGCTGGTCACCAAGTGGAATAAACACGAGGACGTGGCCCAG ATGCTCTACTTGCTGTGTTCCTGGCCCGAGCTTCCCGTGCTGAGCGCCCTGGAACTTCTGGACTTTAGCTTTCCTGACTGCTACGTGGGCTCCTTTGCCATCAAGTCCCTACGGAAGCTGAC GGATGACGAGCTTTTCCAGTACCTCCTGCAGTTGGTGCAAGTGCTCAAATATGAGTCCTACCTGGACTGCGAGTTGACCAAATTCTTGCTGGGCCGAGCCCTGGCTAACCGCAAGATCGGACACTTCCTGTTCTGGCACCTCCG CTCTGAGATGCACGTACCATCAGTATCCCTGCGATTTGGTCTCATCATGGAAGCCTACTGCAGAGGCAGCACCCACCACATGAAGGTGCTGATGAAGCAG GGGGAAGCACTGAGCAAGCTTAAGGCACTGAATGACTTTGTGAAGGTGAGCTCCCAGAAGACCTCCAAGCCCCAAACCAAGGAGATGATGCATATGTGCATGCGCCAGGAGACCTACATGGAGGCCCTGTCCCACCTGCAGTCTCCACTCGACCCCAGAACCCTGCTGGAGGAAGTCTG TGTGGAGCAGTGCACCTTTATGGACTCCAAAATGAAGCCACTGTGGATCATGTACAGCAATGAGGAGGCGGGCAGTGCTGGCAGCGTGGGCATCATGTTTAAGAAcggggatg ACCTCCGCCAGGACATGCTGACCCTGCAGATGATCCAGCTCATGGACATCCTATGGAAGCAAGAGGGCCTGGACCTGAG GATGACCCCCTACGGCTGCCTCCCCACCGGAGACCGCACAGGCCTCATTGAGGTGGTCCTCCACTCGGACACCATCGCCAACATCCAGCTGAACAAGAGCAATATGGCAGCCACAGCTGCCTTCAACAAGGACGCGCTGCTCAACTGGCTCAAGTCCAAGAACCCTGG GGAGGCCCTGGATCGGGCCATCGAGGAATTCACCCTCTCCTGTGCTGGCTACTGTGTGGCCACGTATGTGCTGGGCATTGGTGACCGGCACAGCGACAACATCATGATCAGAGAGAGTGGGCAG CTCTTCCACATTGATTTTGGCCACTTTCTGGGGAACTTCAAGACCAAGTTTGGAATCAACCGTGAGCGGGTCCCCTTTATCCTCACCTACGACTTTGTCCACGTGATCCAGCAGGGGAAGACTAACAACAGTGAGAAGTTTGAAAG GTTTCGTGGCTACTGTGAACGAGCCTATACCATCCTGCGGCGCCATGGGCTgcttttcctccatctcttcgCCTTGATGCGAGCGGCAGGTCTACCTGAGCTTAGCTGCTCCAAAGACATCCAGTATCTCAAG GACTCTCTGGCACtagggaagacagaggaagaggcgCTAAAGCACTTCCGGGTGAAGTTCAACGAAGCTCTCCGGGAGAGCTGGAAAACCAAAGTCAACTGGTTGGCGCACAATGTGTCCAAGGATAACAGACAGTAA